The following are from one region of the Heliangelus exortis chromosome 2, bHelExo1.hap1, whole genome shotgun sequence genome:
- the LOC139792169 gene encoding macrophage mannose receptor 1-like codes for MAVYLLLVFLYSFSTSLPMSDSRIFSIYNEDSKLCAQAQNSSSVVTTSCDEHNEFQKFQWVSATQLLSVALKLCLGVLAKNEEAAITLESCNRTNELQWWECQDEMLATHGKDLFFNYGKGKGKKIRLSKSSGKGSRWKIYRTADSVCSWRYEDIYTLGGNAFGAPCVFPFKLNGKWYAECIPRSEDASSLWCATSSDFDKDRLFGICPLRDTIHNDLWKTNPVTKTHYQINSESLLTWHQARKSCQQQNAELLTVTDLHEEMYLLGLTSDLGVNAKLWTGLFSALDSGWQWIGGSPFRYLNWAPGSPSMESGKICGTFQGRNGKWENQVCDRKLGYICQKRNSSADSSTIASGDLKPFKCSRGWVAYSGHCYRIYRTPKIWKAAQSSCRKEDGELASIHNIEEYSFAVSQLGYKPDDELWIGLNDFRVQMYFEWSDGTPVTFTKWHHGEPAHTQNKADCIVMKGEDGSWADSTCDTKLGYICKRKPSSEESEEAAVTYPGCQKGWVKHGFYCYSVAQLPATFSEAKRICEENKGYLTTVRDRYEQAFLTSVIGFNPAKYFWIGLSDTEEQGTFKWASGDVVTFTHWNAGMPGRQSGCVAMITGTSAGLWDILNCEEKNMFLCKQLVEGVTPPPPPMTTPLPSCPEGWQSTSQSSFCFKIFQEGREKMQTWFGARDFCRAIGGDLACVHSEEEQNLIAGLDKDYHHKSLWMGLSALDSDKGFVWSDGSPVNFESWGGGEPNNYDGNEKCGVFNAYNLMRWNDLFCEHMQAYVCQIKKGASLKPEPTSTFKYEYIVSEDDWIIYNHKEYYFSRERMPMEKARDFCKKSGGDLAVIESESEKNFLWKYTFYKDWGNNFYIGLSVSLDKTFRWMDGTPVNYVAWAPNEPNFANNDENCVVMYTQTGTWNDLNCGSVELFICERLNNTVRPTIAPTSPPPKGGCAEDWFLFDNKCFKIFGLNENDTLTWHAARNNCINFGGNLATISKKEMQASLMSLLKNAATDTWIGLNDINEEHTYLWTDGSPVYYTNWAKGSRSFYKDDCVFMTKNPTEQAGKWKDVECKASKSYLCQKNSDPQLQNSESVFPILGFNNYGDDRYAVISYKMSWEEAQKNCRDQFAELASILDPYAESYLWLQMLKHGEPAWIGLNSKTTHGHYMWSDRRKSRYHNWASGEPNKNTGCVYIDLDGFWKTASCNETFLSLCKQSDELIPSEPPQLPGKCPEPKRGRNWIPFRGHCYYVHTTSEESWPDASMMCIQMGASLVSIEDSAELNFLLFYLAPLATDFRKFWIGFFKNVDGEWLWTDRSAVEFVNWEEGEPTVMFDEHCVDMDISSGTWRNYYCSVDQNFICKIPKIPDVEPTHDLPVNKASKNEAAASSANSLGGMIVILIFLLLTGTGLTLYFFYKKRHDGQSFTASFDNAIYHGGADPESHESNFLVTNIEQNEQATV; via the exons ATGGCTGTCTACTTGCTCCTGGTTTTTCTCTATTCCTTTAGTACATCTCTTCCAATGTCTG ATAGCAGAATATTTTCAATCTATAATGAAGACAGCAAGCTCTGTGCCCAAGCTCAGAACTCCAGCTCAGTTGTAACTACCTCCTGTGATGAGCACAATGAGTTTCAAAAGTTCCAGTGGGTCTCTGCCACGCAGCTCCTGAGCGTGGCACTCAAGCTGTGCCTGGGAGTGCTCGCCAAGAACGAGGAGGCTGCCATCACGTTGGAATCCTGTAACAGGACGAATGAGCTCCAGTGGTGGGAATGTCAAGATGAGATGCTTGCAACCCATggcaaagatttatttttcaactatggcaaaggaaaggggaagaaaatcaGGTTGTCCAAATCATCGGGCAAAGGGAGCAGGTGGAAAATCTACAGAACTGCAGACAGTGTGTGCTCCTGGCGCTATGAGG ATATCTACACGCTGGGAGGAAATGCCTTTGGTGCACCTTGTGTGTTCCCTTTTAAGCTCAATGGTAAATGGTATGCTGAGTGCATCCCTCGGAGTGAGGATGCAAGCTCTCTCTGGTGTGCAACTTCTTCAGATTTTGATAAAGATCGACTTTTTGGAATTTGTCCCCTAAgag ACACCATCCACAATGacctttggaaaacaaatcctGTGACAAAAACCCACTATCAGATAAACTCAGAGTCACTTTTGACATGGCACCAAGCAAGAAAAAGCTGCCAGCAACAGAATGCAGAGTTATTAACAGTGACAGACCTTCAcgaagaaatgtatttattag GACTCACTAGTGACCTGGGTGTCAATGCAAAGCTCTGGACCGGTCTTTTCAGTGCCCTTGACAGTGGTTGGCAGTGGATCGGGGGCAGTCCTTTCAGATACCTAAACTGGGCTCCAG GAAGTCCCTCTATGGAATCTGGAAAAATATGTGGGACCTTCCAAGGAAGGAATGGTAAATGGGAAAACCAGGTGTGTGATCGGAAACTGGGATACATCTGTCAAAAGAGAAACTCCTCTGCAGATTCCTCTACTATTGCCTCAG gtGACTTAAAGCCTTTTAAGTGCTCCAGGGGATGGGTGGCCTATTCAGGTCATTGCTATAGAATTTACAGAACACCCAAAATATGGAAAGCAGCCCAGTCTTCCTGTagaaaagaagatggagagCTGGCGAGTATCCATAATATTGAGGAATACAGTTTTGCAGTGTCTCAGCTTGGCTACA AGCCAGATGATGAACTGTGGATTGGTCTAAATGACTTCAGGGttcaaatgtattttgaatGGAGTGATGGGACACCCGTGACTTTTACCAAGTGGCATCACGGAGAGCCAGCCCACACACAGAATAAGGCAGACTGCATTGTCATGAAAGGAGAG GATGGATCCTGGGCTGACAGTACTTGTGACACAAAACTTGGTTACATCTGTAAAAGGAAACCTTCTTCAGAAGAATCAGAGGAAGCTGCAGTTACTTACCCAGGCTGCCAGAAA GGCTGGGTGAAACACGGCTTTTACTGCTACTCCGTGGCACAGCTACCAGcaacattttcagaagcaaaacgaatctgtgaagaaaacaaaggttACCTGACTACTGTGAGGGACAG ATACGAACAGGCTTTTTTGACCTCTGTAATTGGATTCAACCCAGCAAAGTATTTCTGGATTGGTCTCTCAGACACGGAGGAGCAAGGGACCTTCAAGTGGGCCAGTGGGGATGTGGTCACCTTCACTCACTGGAATGCAGGAATGCCAG GAAGGCAGTCAGGCTGTGTGGCCATGATAACAGGAACTTCAGCTGGATTATGGGATATTTTgaactgtgaagaaaaaaacatgtttctctGCAAGCAGCTGGTGGAGGGGGTgacccccccacctcctccaaTGACGACTCCTCTCCCATCGTGCCCAGAGGGATGGCAGTCAACTTCtcagagcagcttctgcttcaaA atttttcaagaaggaagggaaaaaatgcaaacgTGGTTTGGTGCAAGAGACTTTTGCAGAGCTATTGGAGGAGATTTGGCATGTGTCCACAGTGAAGAAGAACAAAACTTAATAGCTGGCTT AGATAAAGACTATCATCACAAATCTCTCTGGATGGGTTTGAGTGCTTTGGACTCCGACAAAGGATTTGTATGGAGTGATGGCTCACCA GTAAACTTTGAAAGCTGGGGAGGTGGAGAACCAAACAATTATGATGGCAACGAAAAATGTGGCGTGTTTAATGCTTACAATCTTATGAGGTGGAATGATTTATTTTGTGAACATATGCAGGCCTATGTTTgccaaataaaaaaag GAGCATCACTGAAACCAGAGCCTACTTCTACCTTCA AATATGAATATATTGTTAGCGAAGATGACTGGATAATATATAATCATAAGGAATACTACTTCAGCAGGGAAAGAATGCCTATGGAAAAAGCCAGAGACTTTTGCAAGAAGAGTGGTGGTGATCTTGCTGTCATTGAgagtgaaagtgaaaaaaattttctttggaaatat aCTTTCTACAAAGACTGGGGAAATAACTTTTATATTGGCTTAAGTGTGAGCCTGGATAAGACATTCCG atggatggatggaacTCCAGTCAACTATGTTGCCTGGGCTCCTAATGAACCCAATTTTGCAAATAATGATGAAAACTGTGTGGTCATGTATACCCAAACAG GTACATGGAATGATCTCAACTGTGGCAGTGTTGAGTTATTCATCTGTGAAAGGCTCAACAATACTGTTCGCCCAACTATTGCTCCCACTTCACCACCACCAAAGGGTGGGTGTGCAGAAGACTGGTTCCTCTTTGATAACAAG tgtttcaaaatatttggcCTTAATGAAAATGATACATTGACATGGCATGCTGCACGGAACAATTGTATTAATTTTGGAGGAAACCTGGCTACTATatcaaaaaaggaaatgcaag cttcccTCATGTCCCTCTTAAAAAATGCTGCAACTGATACTTGGATTGGACTGAATGACATAAATGAGGAGCACACATACTTATGGACAGATGGAAGCCCAGTTTACTATACAAATTGGGCAAAAGGTTCTCGAAGTTTCTATAAG GATGACTGTGTCTTTATGACGAAGAACCCTACTGAACAGGCAGGGAAATGGAAAGACGTAGAATGTAAAGCAAGCAAAAGCTACTTATGCCAGAAAAATTCTG ACCCCCAGCTACAAAACTCCGAATCCGTATTTCCTATTCTTGGCTTTAACAATTATGGTGATGACCGCTATGCAGTCATCAGCTACAAAATGAGCTGGGAAGAAGCCCAGAAGAACTGCAGAGACCAGTTTGCAGAACTCGCCAGCATTTTGGATCCTTATGCCGAATCTTACCTGTGGTTACAAATGCTAAAGCATGGGGAGCCTGCATGGATTGGGCTTAACAGCAAGACG ACTCATGGCCATTATATGTGGTCAGATAGAAGGAAGAGCAGGTACCATAACTGGGCCAGTGGAGAACCAAATAAGAACACAGGCTGTGTCTATATAGATTTGGATGGTTTCTGGAAGACAGCATCTTgcaatgaaacatttttatctcTCTGTAAGCAATCTGATG AGTTAATCCCTAGTGAGCCACCACAGCTTCCTGGAAAATGTCCTGAACCAAAGCGTGGTAGAAATTGGATTCCCTTCCGTGGGCACTGCTATTATGTTCACACCACTTCTGAGGAAAGCTGGCCTGATGCTTCCATGATGTGCATTCAAATGG GTGCTTCTCTGGTTTCCATAGAAGATTCAGCTGAACTGAactttctcttattttatttGGCTCCACTTGCAACTGACTTCAGAAAGTTTTGGATaggatttttcaaaaatgttgaTG gGGAATGGCTATGGACAGACAGAAGTGCTGTAGAATTTGTCAactgggaggaaggagagccTACAGTAATGTTTGATGAACACTGTGTTGATATGGATATCTCAAGTGGAACCTGGAGGAACTATTACTGCTCTGTTGACCagaattttatttgcaaaatcCCCAAAA ttccTGATGTTGAGCCGACCCATGATTTACCTGTCAATAAAG CATCaaaaaatgaagctgctgcttcGTCTGCAAATAGCTTAGGTGGGATGATTGTTATACTGATCTTCCTTCTTCTAACGGGAACTGGCCTTACATtgtattttttctataaaaaaagaCATGATGGGCAAAGTTTTACAGCCAGTTTTGACAATGCAATATACCATGGTGGTGCGGATCCTGAATCTCATGAATCAAATTTTCTTGTGACCAATATTGAACAAAATGAGCAGGCAACAGTTTAA